The nucleotide window CACCTAATACAATGATGGTTAAAAGACCGTAACGCTCTGCAATATGTCCCGGATGCCAAGGTGTTGGATCTGAATATTCAGCCCAGGCGGGGACAGCTAATTCAATACCTGCCATTATTACAAATCCCCAGACGGGCCAATAGTTTGTCGCAAACATAATGCCCCATCCAACCATCGCCACACTTATCCCAATAGCATAGCGTAAATTCGTTTTCTTGCGGTCAGGGTCGTGGAAAGCAGCTCTTACCCAAAGGCTTGCTAAAGCAACCCGCATTACAAGGTAACCAATAAATATGGTATTGAAATTTTGATTGATAAATCCCTGTTGAACGCCAGCTGCCAGAATTAAAGCTCCTGTAATTTGTACGAATGTAGCAATACGAAAGGGTAAATCATCATTGTCATAAGCCGAAGCAAACCATGTAAAATTCATCCAGGCCCACCAGATAGCAAAGAAGACCATCGAAAAACTAATAATTCCCGATACAAGGTGATTTTCTGCTATGGAATGATGTAATTGGGCGGCAGCCTGTGCTATGGCTACTACAAAACAGAGGTCAAAAAATAATTCTAAAAATGAGGCCTGACGATGCTCTTGATTAGGATCTCTTGGTTTCATCAATTGAAACCAGGTATTGCCATTAGATATATTTTGAGGTTCCATACTGATTATGAAAGGTTGTCAATTGTTTGTTGTAGTTCTTTATAATTTAACTCCTCATTATAAATGTTTCTATGGATAAAAAATGTTGGTGTAGTCTCCAACACTTTGAGTTTTGTAGCAACCTGATTCCGAAATTTGCGCTGTTTAGAATCAATATTAAACTGACTCACATCAAAATCAATTTAACCAGTACTTCCCTCTATTTCTCGGCTATTCAACTGGTTCAAGTTTTATACAATAAATCATGCATATCTCAAAACTGTCCCTGGTTTTGAGTAGCGAGAGCTTCTGCTGTCAGTAGGGGGGGCGAAGGGGAAAGTATGGAAAGTAAAATAGATATGCCCTTTTACGTTATCGTCCTCTCCAATTTTTTAAGGGTCGGATTGCCATATATTACTCTACGTTTTGACAGACTATTCTTCTATAAATTTATTCACCCAGTTATATAGCGCTTCCAGGTATTTGCCCAAATATTTTCGAGTTGCTTCATCGGTTAAATTTCCATCATCGTCAAATTTCTGATGGGCGCGAAAGACCAGTATCTCTGGTTGAGGCATGCAGTACGAATTGGTGAATTCAAAAGCCTGCCGCAGCTGACTTTGTCCCCGCGCCGATCCCGTCATGCCGGGAGAGGCCCCCAGAATGCCTACTGGTTTTTCATTGAGTGGGGCATTTTGAGTAGGACGTGAAGCCCAGTCCACAGCATTTTTGGTTACCGCTGGGACTCCATGGTTATATTCGGGAGTTGCAATCAATAGTCCATCCGCTTTGCGAATAGCTTCTTTAAATTCCGTTACTTGTTTGGGATTGCCTTGTGCTTCCACATCTGCATTGTATAGCGGAATCCCTGCAAGGTCAAAAATAGTAATAT belongs to Fodinibius sp. Rm-B-1B1-1 and includes:
- a CDS encoding low temperature requirement protein A, with the protein product MEPQNISNGNTWFQLMKPRDPNQEHRQASFLELFFDLCFVVAIAQAAAQLHHSIAENHLVSGIISFSMVFFAIWWAWMNFTWFASAYDNDDLPFRIATFVQITGALILAAGVQQGFINQNFNTIFIGYLVMRVALASLWVRAAFHDPDRKKTNLRYAIGISVAMVGWGIMFATNYWPVWGFVIMAGIELAVPAWAEYSDPTPWHPGHIAERYGLLTIIVLGESVLAATNAVQVTLNEQGTEFNALLSVIAGGLLILFSFWWLYFSKSAHQFLNSRKIAFIWGYGHYFIFASVAAVGAGLAVNIDHVSAHTAISNFVASTVITVPVAFFLVMLWLFHLRPHKMGTAQAILFLAGAGAVLATSFISSTILVTGLITAGIVGCNEIIFRRHQ
- a CDS encoding NADPH-dependent FMN reductase is translated as MTDSENNKDIEILAFAGSLRKGSYNKAVLRASKDLAPKSMHITIFDLAGIPLYNADVEAQGNPKQVTEFKEAIRKADGLLIATPEYNHGVPAVTKNAVDWASRPTQNAPLNEKPVGILGASPGMTGSARGQSQLRQAFEFTNSYCMPQPEILVFRAHQKFDDDGNLTDEATRKYLGKYLEALYNWVNKFIEE